A single region of the Vibrio cyclitrophicus genome encodes:
- the pstA gene encoding phosphate ABC transporter permease PstA yields the protein MNKLKSLLSWVKSGSPWIWLTGGAVSISMLSVLGLMLLIGWKGLTYFWPAPLYQWQVDSKDLSLVVDLDETVSKQDLLIGQLYERKYIPIEQVPQVHDLLSPQNLSTGLIQRLSIKVANRELYPADFVAILDVNLREPTMPVDWVVIERSRGGYFFGKPVGFKSASGTFDSNIDQKLEQGLAFADTLRKETSRVVNQEIRNISWQLENLRLEKRKLELNESVSDEYLKTYTQTKLELNRQLGEAEVKLEHLRTQLNVESLLVEDMTGELVEISLSHILDYWYPNNMSYLEKVGHWGKQVWKFLSENPRDSNSEGGVFPAIFGTVLLVILMSIVVMPLGVVAAIYLHEYAKNNALTRLIRIAVINLAGVPSIVYGVFGLGFFVYTIGGSIDTLFYAERLPAPTFGTPGLLWSALTLAVLTLPVVIVTTEEGLTRIPSSVRHGSLALGATQFETLWRIVLPMASPAIITGLILAIARAAGEVAPLMLVGVVKLASSLPVDGQFPYLHLDRKFMHLGFHIYDVGFQTSNIEAARPLVYATSFLLVTVIVGLNLTAINIRNNLREKYRTLGQD from the coding sequence ATGAATAAGTTGAAGTCATTATTATCTTGGGTTAAATCGGGCTCTCCTTGGATATGGCTAACGGGTGGGGCGGTGAGCATCAGTATGCTTTCTGTTCTCGGCCTAATGCTGTTGATTGGTTGGAAGGGCTTGACCTATTTTTGGCCAGCACCTTTGTACCAATGGCAAGTTGATTCCAAAGACTTATCGTTAGTGGTCGATCTTGACGAAACCGTATCAAAACAAGATCTATTGATTGGTCAGCTATATGAACGCAAGTACATCCCGATAGAGCAAGTTCCACAAGTCCATGACCTTTTGTCGCCTCAAAATTTGTCGACAGGGCTAATACAGCGCTTAAGTATCAAAGTAGCGAACAGAGAGCTTTACCCAGCCGATTTTGTTGCAATTTTGGATGTTAACTTACGTGAACCAACAATGCCGGTCGATTGGGTTGTGATTGAGCGAAGTCGAGGTGGTTATTTCTTTGGTAAGCCGGTGGGTTTTAAATCCGCTTCTGGCACATTTGATTCGAATATAGACCAAAAGCTTGAACAAGGTTTAGCGTTCGCCGATACGTTACGTAAAGAAACCTCGCGCGTTGTGAACCAAGAAATCCGCAATATCAGTTGGCAATTGGAAAACTTGCGTTTAGAAAAACGTAAGCTTGAACTCAATGAGTCAGTGAGTGATGAATACCTTAAAACCTATACTCAAACTAAACTGGAATTAAATCGCCAGTTGGGTGAAGCCGAAGTTAAGCTTGAGCACCTTAGAACGCAGCTTAATGTCGAAAGTTTACTCGTTGAGGATATGACAGGCGAGTTGGTCGAAATCTCGCTCAGTCACATTCTCGATTATTGGTACCCGAATAATATGTCTTATCTTGAAAAGGTTGGGCATTGGGGTAAACAAGTCTGGAAGTTCTTATCAGAGAACCCAAGAGACTCAAACTCTGAAGGCGGTGTGTTTCCTGCGATTTTCGGCACAGTATTGTTGGTTATTCTTATGTCGATCGTCGTGATGCCTCTTGGTGTGGTCGCTGCGATATATCTTCATGAATACGCAAAAAACAATGCACTAACACGTTTGATTCGTATCGCCGTGATTAACTTGGCGGGTGTACCGTCGATTGTGTATGGCGTTTTTGGTTTAGGCTTCTTCGTCTATACCATTGGTGGTTCAATTGATACGTTGTTTTATGCAGAGCGATTACCCGCTCCGACATTTGGCACGCCGGGTCTACTTTGGTCAGCACTAACCTTAGCGGTATTGACGCTTCCAGTCGTTATCGTAACCACTGAAGAGGGCTTAACGCGTATTCCTAGCTCTGTGAGGCACGGTTCATTAGCGCTTGGTGCGACTCAATTTGAGACGCTTTGGCGTATTGTTCTACCGATGGCAAGCCCTGCGATTATCACTGGTTTGATTTTGGCAATTGCGAGAGCTGCGGGGGAAGTTGCACCATTAATGCTGGTGGGTGTTGTGAAATTAGCATCAAGCTTGCCAGTCGATGGTCAGTTCCCGTATCTACACTTAGACAGAAAGTTCATGCATTTAGGCTTTCATATCTACGATGTTGGTTTTCAAACCTCTAATATCGAAGCGGCACGGCCTTTAGTGTATGCGACTTCATTTTTATTGGTTACGGTGATTGTTGGGTTGAATTTAACCGCTATCAATATCCGTAATAACTTGCGTGAAAAATACCGAACCTTAGGACAAGATTAG
- a CDS encoding phosphate ABC transporter ATP-binding protein has product MFSINETLGYQAPLDVHNLKDEQIAISIEGLNLYYKESQALDDISMQIPKGQVTAFIGPSGCGKSTLLRCINRMNDLVEGCKVSGKVKLHGKNVYHPKVDVATLRRRVGMVFQRPNPFPKSIYENVVYGLRLQGVSNSRDLDDAVERSLRAAALWDEVKDRLHENAFGLSGGQQQRLVIARAVAIEPEVLLLDEPTSALDPISTLTIEELINDLKTQYTVVIVTHNMQQAARVSDHTAFIHMGKLIEYSDTDSIFTSPLKNQTEDYITGRYG; this is encoded by the coding sequence ATGTTCTCGATTAATGAAACCTTGGGTTACCAAGCACCACTTGATGTTCACAACTTGAAGGATGAGCAAATTGCTATCTCGATTGAAGGGCTAAATCTTTATTATAAAGAGAGCCAAGCACTTGATGATATCTCGATGCAGATCCCTAAAGGGCAGGTGACAGCTTTTATCGGTCCTTCTGGTTGTGGTAAGTCGACTCTTCTGCGTTGTATTAATCGCATGAACGATCTTGTTGAAGGCTGTAAGGTTTCTGGGAAAGTGAAGCTTCATGGTAAGAACGTGTATCACCCTAAGGTTGATGTCGCGACTCTACGACGTCGTGTTGGCATGGTATTCCAACGCCCGAATCCTTTTCCTAAATCTATCTATGAAAACGTAGTTTATGGATTGAGGTTGCAGGGTGTGAGTAATAGCCGAGATCTTGATGACGCCGTCGAGCGTTCTCTGCGTGCGGCTGCGTTATGGGATGAAGTTAAAGACCGACTGCATGAAAATGCCTTTGGTTTATCTGGTGGTCAACAGCAGCGCTTGGTGATTGCTCGTGCGGTTGCCATCGAACCTGAAGTGTTGTTATTAGATGAGCCAACATCGGCACTCGATCCGATTTCGACATTGACGATTGAAGAGTTGATCAACGATCTCAAAACACAATACACAGTGGTGATTGTTACCCACAACATGCAACAAGCCGCGCGTGTCAGTGACCATACTGCCTTTATTCATATGGGAAAATTGATCGAGTACTCAGATACGGACTCAATTTTTACGTCTCCATTGAAAAACCAGACGGAAGACTACATTACTGGTAGATATGGCTAA
- the phoU gene encoding phosphate signaling complex protein PhoU, whose product MHFGRHISGQFNVELESIRTHVLTMGGLVEQQLSFAMQALHKDDVELAKKVIRDDHKVNAMEVSIDEACTRIIAKRQPTAKDLRLIMAIIKTITDLERIGDVASKIAQGAIEIPSTKEQKFHVSLEPLCRQAITMLHQVLDAFARMDVDAAAEVHKLDDKLDAEYEAVIRQLMTYMMEDPKNIPNILQVMWSARAIERVGDRCQNICEYIIYFVKGKDVRHLGDQSLDDALK is encoded by the coding sequence ATGCATTTCGGTCGCCACATTTCAGGGCAATTCAATGTCGAGTTAGAATCGATCCGTACTCATGTATTGACCATGGGTGGGTTAGTGGAGCAGCAACTCTCGTTTGCAATGCAGGCGCTTCATAAAGACGATGTTGAATTGGCTAAAAAAGTGATTCGTGATGACCACAAAGTGAATGCGATGGAAGTATCGATTGATGAGGCTTGTACTCGAATCATTGCAAAGCGTCAGCCGACAGCGAAAGATCTGCGTTTGATTATGGCGATCATCAAAACCATTACTGATCTAGAACGTATTGGTGACGTTGCCTCTAAAATCGCTCAAGGTGCGATAGAGATCCCTTCGACCAAAGAGCAGAAATTCCATGTTTCGTTAGAGCCTCTTTGCCGTCAGGCTATTACTATGCTTCATCAAGTATTAGATGCATTTGCACGAATGGATGTAGATGCCGCAGCAGAAGTTCACAAACTTGATGATAAGTTGGATGCGGAGTACGAGGCCGTGATTCGTCAGTTGATGACGTACATGATGGAAGACCCTAAGAACATTCCTAACATTTTACAAGTGATGTGGTCTGCAAGGGCGATTGAGCGAGTAGGCGATCGTTGTCAGAATATTTGTGAATACATCATCTATTTCGTGAAAGGCAAAGATGTCCGTCACCTAGGCGATCAAAGCTTAGATGACGCACTGAAGTAG
- a CDS encoding IS4 family transposase: protein MLEQELAMAHETIEDADNYESVVDAIQIEWIEQALLETNKASIRRRRLPAQQAVWLVIWMGLQRNMSIKEVCSSLDIALQPKPEDSWSRVAPSVLTDSRRRLDESPLAALFHTTVKAWREDILQQDKDLGLNVLAVDGTTFRCQDSTENAEEFGFISKKLKPYPQLRLVALMSTETRMIMGAAFDGCHVGETTLAKRLFNDIPAHSLTLFDRCYFSADLLLSWQESAENAHWLMPAKRKLRYEVLEKYAENDMLISMPISPQAQRQNPNLPARWEARLVLYQEPKGEIKGFITSLTDPSRYSLESLLRIYWQRWEIEEGYGEIKQTQLQSHVTLRSRFSAGVKQELWGVLLAYNLVRLEMVKIASEAGVRATRVSFTAAINLIDAQLRWLALSPDGTLPVKLKRMRESLSHFILPDKRKDRTFPRSVLFVPAKYPFRFKQ, encoded by the coding sequence ATGCTTGAACAAGAATTAGCAATGGCACACGAGACCATTGAAGATGCCGACAATTATGAATCTGTCGTCGACGCCATTCAGATTGAGTGGATAGAACAAGCTCTTCTTGAAACCAATAAAGCGAGCATAAGACGACGCCGACTTCCCGCTCAGCAAGCTGTCTGGTTAGTTATTTGGATGGGACTGCAACGCAACATGTCTATCAAAGAGGTATGCAGTTCATTAGACATCGCACTTCAGCCTAAACCTGAAGATAGTTGGTCTCGTGTTGCACCCAGTGTCCTAACTGATTCACGCCGACGTCTAGATGAGAGTCCGTTAGCGGCTCTGTTTCACACAACGGTAAAGGCTTGGCGCGAAGATATCCTTCAACAAGACAAAGACTTAGGGCTTAATGTTCTTGCTGTCGATGGGACAACATTTAGGTGTCAAGATTCCACAGAGAACGCTGAAGAATTTGGGTTCATCTCTAAAAAATTGAAACCTTACCCTCAACTTCGTTTAGTCGCTTTGATGTCAACAGAAACACGAATGATTATGGGGGCAGCTTTTGATGGTTGTCATGTCGGTGAAACGACCCTAGCCAAGCGCCTATTCAATGATATCCCCGCACACTCATTGACCTTATTTGATCGTTGTTATTTCTCGGCAGACCTTTTGTTGTCGTGGCAAGAGAGTGCGGAAAATGCTCACTGGTTAATGCCTGCAAAACGTAAGCTACGCTATGAAGTGTTGGAGAAATATGCTGAGAACGACATGCTCATCTCAATGCCTATCTCTCCTCAAGCTCAACGGCAGAATCCGAATTTACCCGCACGTTGGGAAGCCAGATTAGTCCTATATCAAGAGCCAAAAGGTGAGATAAAAGGTTTTATTACTTCACTTACAGACCCTAGTAGATACTCGCTAGAAAGCCTGCTGCGTATTTATTGGCAACGCTGGGAGATAGAAGAAGGTTATGGTGAAATTAAACAGACTCAACTGCAAAGTCACGTCACTTTACGAAGTCGTTTTTCTGCCGGAGTGAAGCAAGAGCTTTGGGGCGTATTACTTGCCTATAACTTAGTGCGATTAGAGATGGTTAAGATAGCTTCAGAAGCCGGGGTTCGAGCAACTAGGGTAAGTTTTACCGCCGCAATTAACCTTATTGATGCGCAATTACGTTGGCTAGCTTTAAGCCCAGACGGAACCCTACCAGTCAAACTTAAAAGGATGAGAGAAAGTCTGAGTCACTTCATTCTTCCGGATAAAAGAAAGGACCGAACGTTTCCACGTTCAGTCCTCTTTGTTCCAGCCAAATATCCGTTTAGGTTCAAGCAGTAA
- a CDS encoding porin family protein codes for MKIALTTLISASLLSVPVLANNFDSQHRVGIGYNQTQVDDWLADDTVDWGNGIKLEYGYEFNRIVGINVSYATNSDDENVGGIKAEIDGYKFQVDADIGYKFELDGFSLKPYGVLGLARQSEDNSISYSDTTWTESYNDTSFVVGLGGRAEFGQHLYTDMRFEFASYDDVDYDTFSWTVGYRF; via the coding sequence ATGAAAATTGCACTTACTACCCTGATTTCAGCTTCACTACTTTCTGTTCCTGTTCTTGCAAACAACTTTGACAGCCAACACCGTGTGGGTATCGGTTACAACCAAACTCAAGTAGACGATTGGCTAGCTGATGACACAGTTGATTGGGGTAACGGTATCAAACTTGAATATGGTTATGAATTTAACCGTATCGTAGGTATCAACGTTTCTTACGCAACGAATAGTGACGACGAAAATGTTGGAGGCATAAAAGCTGAGATCGATGGTTACAAGTTCCAAGTTGATGCTGACATCGGTTATAAATTTGAATTGGATGGTTTCTCTTTGAAACCTTACGGTGTCCTTGGCCTAGCGCGTCAAAGCGAAGATAATTCTATTAGCTATTCAGATACAACGTGGACTGAATCATACAACGATACAAGCTTCGTTGTTGGCCTAGGTGGTCGAGCTGAATTCGGACAACACCTTTACACTGATATGCGCTTTGAATTCGCGAGCTACGATGACGTAGATTACGATACATTCTCATGGACTGTCGGTTACCGCTTCTAA
- a CDS encoding LysR family transcriptional regulator, with amino-acid sequence MAKDLFSSLDLNLLRTFLIVYQEKNTRKAAERLFVSQPAVSQALQKLRYHFSDDLFVKVHGGLQSTTFSDQLANEITPHLDGLMTAVNSSTEFDPKAIDYPIKIALSPIVLACLSGSLYQNIKQQAPNCKLELISWTTSSSEDIQKGDVLLGVAYQLPHTSKEIYVQKLVDITGRLFVRKEHPLQKSTATLQDLAGYEIASLISPGWNDNFSQASLVLDAHSVPHSIGFRSEMVLAIVDVLLHSDMYMPHSNLFPINNYPNLRSIDVDITNDLKMMGVYSHIHKKNRNNPLHMWLSNVIKEALNEQINK; translated from the coding sequence ATGGCTAAAGACTTATTCAGCTCTCTCGATTTAAACTTGTTACGTACCTTTCTGATTGTTTATCAAGAAAAAAACACTAGGAAGGCTGCGGAGCGTTTATTCGTTTCTCAGCCAGCGGTTAGCCAAGCTCTGCAAAAGCTACGTTATCATTTCTCCGATGATCTATTCGTTAAAGTACATGGTGGTTTGCAATCAACGACCTTTAGCGATCAGCTAGCCAATGAGATCACCCCTCATTTAGACGGTTTAATGACAGCCGTTAACTCCTCAACAGAATTCGATCCAAAAGCCATTGATTACCCCATAAAAATAGCATTATCTCCAATCGTACTTGCTTGCTTATCGGGTTCCCTGTACCAGAATATCAAACAGCAAGCACCAAACTGTAAGCTAGAGCTAATAAGCTGGACGACATCATCCTCAGAAGATATTCAAAAAGGCGATGTCCTATTGGGCGTTGCTTATCAGCTTCCACACACTTCGAAAGAGATTTATGTTCAAAAGCTCGTTGATATTACAGGGCGACTATTTGTACGAAAAGAGCATCCGCTTCAGAAATCAACTGCCACACTGCAAGATCTTGCGGGGTACGAAATCGCTTCACTGATATCTCCGGGCTGGAACGATAACTTTAGTCAAGCTTCCTTAGTATTAGACGCTCACTCAGTTCCTCATAGCATTGGGTTTCGTTCTGAAATGGTACTCGCAATAGTAGATGTTCTACTTCATTCAGATATGTACATGCCCCATTCCAACCTCTTCCCTATCAACAACTATCCCAACCTGAGATCTATTGATGTAGACATCACGAACGACTTAAAAATGATGGGGGTTTATAGCCATATCCATAAAAAAAATCGTAATAACCCTCTTCATATGTGGCTCAGCAATGTCATTAAAGAAGCGTTAAACGAACAGATCAATAAGTGA
- a CDS encoding copper homeostasis protein CutC translates to MNIEIEVCIDNLESLHNALSGGANRIELCSSLALGGLTPSFGMMKQAAKISSVPVYAMIRPRQGDFIFDNDDMICMLEDIEACASAGLNGVVLGVLAPNGSIDMPKMQQLANKAHSLKLGITFHRAIDQSSDYQVALEQIITLGCERILTSGLAVNAEQGINVLADMVKQADGRIDIMAGAGVNATNAKIIQCITQVPALHLSGKSTRPSLMESNSSAQMGSDDIDDYQIPVTDASKISSVRAALDA, encoded by the coding sequence ATGAACATCGAAATTGAAGTCTGTATCGATAACTTAGAATCTCTACACAACGCGCTGTCTGGCGGCGCAAATCGAATTGAGCTTTGCTCCTCACTAGCACTTGGCGGATTAACTCCTAGCTTCGGTATGATGAAGCAAGCGGCAAAAATTTCGTCCGTTCCTGTCTACGCTATGATACGACCAAGACAGGGCGACTTCATTTTCGATAATGACGATATGATCTGTATGCTTGAAGATATTGAAGCTTGTGCAAGTGCAGGATTGAATGGGGTTGTACTTGGCGTGTTAGCACCTAATGGAAGTATTGATATGCCTAAAATGCAGCAACTGGCTAACAAAGCGCACTCATTAAAGCTTGGAATTACGTTCCACAGAGCCATTGATCAAAGTTCTGACTACCAAGTAGCATTAGAACAAATCATTACACTTGGATGCGAAAGAATCCTAACGTCAGGGCTTGCTGTTAATGCTGAGCAAGGCATCAATGTGCTCGCAGATATGGTCAAACAAGCCGATGGCAGAATCGATATCATGGCTGGCGCTGGCGTCAATGCAACGAATGCTAAGATAATTCAATGCATCACCCAAGTACCTGCACTTCACCTTTCAGGTAAATCGACAAGACCTAGCCTAATGGAAAGCAACTCAAGCGCTCAAATGGGCAGTGATGATATTGATGATTATCAGATACCAGTAACTGATGCGAGCAAGATATCCAGTGTGAGAGCTGCTCTCGACGCTTAG
- a CDS encoding peroxiredoxin C translates to MVLVGRQAPDFTAAAVLGNGEIVDNFNFAEFTKGKKAVVFFYPLDFTFVCPSELIAFDNRLEDFQAKGVEVIGVSIDSQFSHNAWRNTAIADGGIGQVKYPLIADVKHEICKAYDVEHPEAGVAFRGSFLIDADGLVRHQVVNDLPLGRNIDEMLRMVDALNFHEKNGEVCPAQWEEGKSGMDASPKGVAAFLSEHADDLSK, encoded by the coding sequence ATGGTACTAGTAGGTCGTCAAGCCCCTGACTTTACTGCAGCAGCTGTTCTAGGTAACGGTGAGATCGTTGATAACTTCAACTTCGCAGAATTCACTAAAGGTAAGAAAGCTGTAGTTTTCTTCTACCCACTAGACTTCACTTTCGTTTGTCCTTCAGAGCTAATCGCTTTCGACAACCGTCTAGAAGATTTCCAAGCTAAAGGCGTTGAAGTAATCGGTGTTTCTATCGATTCACAATTCTCTCACAACGCATGGCGTAACACTGCTATCGCTGATGGCGGTATCGGTCAAGTTAAATACCCTCTAATTGCTGACGTTAAGCACGAGATCTGCAAAGCATACGATGTTGAGCACCCAGAAGCAGGCGTTGCTTTCCGTGGTTCTTTCCTAATCGATGCTGACGGCCTTGTACGTCACCAAGTAGTTAACGATCTTCCACTAGGCCGTAACATCGACGAAATGCTACGCATGGTAGACGCACTAAACTTCCACGAGAAGAACGGTGAAGTTTGTCCTGCACAATGGGAAGAAGGTAAATCAGGTATGGACGCATCTCCAAAAGGTGTTGCAGCATTCCTATCTGAACACGCTGACGACCTAAGCAAGTAA
- a CDS encoding hydrogen peroxide-inducible genes activator → MNKWPSLKQLHYLVTLHETRHFSDAADRCFVSQSTLSKGIQNLEELIGCPLYEKKDKKSPLVFTQAGELVVKHGRELLAKGQDLVELGNLCNGDAMQGQLRVGCIPTIAPFLLCDLVQEANHRFPQLNLLLREDTTTNLLAALRHGELDVLILALPVDIDNMESKVVGQDPFRMVISRNQADGIRVPIKYDDLPDESVFLLENEHCLTEHAVSACKLTDKEKINPFTATSLHTLVQMVANGLGTTFIPQMAIDHGLLENQNLVVIDPPGQQAYRDIGLVWRPSSSRRETFHQLADVVSELL, encoded by the coding sequence ATGAATAAATGGCCAAGTCTTAAGCAGCTTCACTATCTTGTTACCCTTCACGAAACTCGTCACTTTAGTGATGCAGCAGATCGCTGTTTCGTGAGTCAATCGACACTAAGTAAAGGTATTCAAAACCTAGAAGAGCTGATCGGTTGCCCTCTCTATGAGAAGAAAGATAAAAAGAGCCCATTGGTTTTCACTCAAGCAGGTGAGCTGGTGGTTAAGCATGGTCGAGAATTATTGGCGAAAGGACAAGATCTTGTTGAACTTGGAAACTTATGTAACGGGGATGCGATGCAAGGGCAGTTGCGAGTGGGATGTATCCCTACCATAGCGCCGTTCCTTTTGTGTGATTTGGTCCAAGAAGCCAACCATCGTTTCCCGCAATTGAACTTACTGTTACGTGAAGACACGACGACTAACTTATTGGCTGCACTGCGCCATGGTGAGTTAGATGTGTTGATTCTGGCTCTGCCTGTCGATATCGATAACATGGAGAGTAAAGTTGTTGGGCAAGACCCTTTCAGAATGGTGATCAGTCGTAATCAAGCTGATGGTATTCGCGTTCCTATTAAATACGATGACTTGCCAGACGAATCTGTATTCTTGTTGGAGAACGAGCACTGCTTAACCGAGCACGCGGTATCAGCTTGTAAGCTAACCGACAAAGAGAAGATAAACCCGTTCACCGCGACAAGCCTCCATACATTGGTGCAAATGGTAGCAAATGGTTTAGGTACCACCTTTATTCCGCAGATGGCAATTGATCATGGTTTATTGGAAAACCAAAACCTAGTGGTTATTGATCCTCCAGGTCAGCAAGCGTACCGGGATATTGGTCTGGTGTGGCGACCAAGTTCTTCGCGTCGTGAGACATTCCATCAATTAGCGGATGTGGTGTCTGAGCTTTTATAA
- a CDS encoding CBS domain-containing protein, whose amino-acid sequence MIKVEDMMTRNPHTLLRSHSLADAKHMMEALDIRHIPVVDSDRQLLGVVTQRDVLAAQESSLQNIPQAQSFTLATPLNDIMHKNVMSVEPHAGLKESAIYMQKHKVGCLPVVENHKLVGIITDSDFVTIAINLLELQEEVEPEEAEVE is encoded by the coding sequence ATGATCAAGGTTGAAGATATGATGACTCGCAACCCTCATACCCTATTGCGCTCACACTCACTGGCCGATGCTAAGCACATGATGGAAGCGCTTGATATCCGCCATATTCCAGTCGTTGATTCCGACAGGCAACTACTCGGTGTCGTCACACAACGAGACGTTCTCGCCGCTCAAGAATCCAGCCTACAAAACATTCCACAAGCTCAATCTTTTACTCTTGCGACTCCCCTCAACGACATCATGCACAAAAATGTTATGTCAGTAGAACCGCATGCAGGATTAAAAGAATCGGCTATCTATATGCAGAAACATAAAGTGGGTTGTTTACCTGTCGTAGAAAACCACAAACTAGTAGGTATTATTACAGATAGCGATTTTGTCACGATAGCGATCAATTTGCTGGAGCTGCAAGAAGAAGTCGAGCCAGAAGAAGCGGAAGTAGAGTAA